From Novipirellula artificiosorum, the proteins below share one genomic window:
- a CDS encoding PleD family two-component system response regulator, translating to MAKLLVDCGNCGPDFQSIRRMVSSRFKASVVQTHGLEDTLQVLRTRKVDLVTINRKLDRDYTDGLEVLAKIKADAEVGAVPVMLVTNYDEHQQSAMDVGGVLGFGKLSLEDEATRELLEPYLSEKVSERT from the coding sequence CTCGTCGACTGTGGCAATTGTGGCCCAGATTTTCAATCCATCCGTCGGATGGTGTCGTCTCGTTTCAAAGCGTCGGTGGTGCAAACCCACGGGCTTGAGGACACTTTGCAGGTCCTGCGGACGCGAAAGGTTGATTTGGTGACGATCAACCGGAAATTGGACCGAGACTATACAGACGGTTTGGAGGTTCTTGCTAAGATTAAAGCGGACGCTGAGGTGGGAGCGGTTCCGGTCATGTTGGTGACCAACTACGACGAACACCAACAATCCGCGATGGATGTCGGTGGCGTTCTCGGATTTGGGAAGCTGTCACTCGAAGACGAGGCGACCCGTGAGTTGCTGGAGCCGTATCTGAGCGAAAAAGTAAGCGAACGAACATGA
- the panD gene encoding aspartate 1-decarboxylase, protein MTGPTRKLLSAKIHRATVTGADVDYEGSVTIPPELMQAAGILPYESVHVWNTTRGTRLETYAIAGLPGSSDICMNGAAAHLMQPGDRVILATYTFVPEADAAKHRPKLVFVDQLNQMVHSGPEIAGPQRREALTP, encoded by the coding sequence ATGACTGGACCGACTCGAAAACTACTGTCTGCGAAAATTCATCGAGCCACCGTCACCGGTGCGGATGTCGATTACGAAGGCAGCGTCACGATTCCGCCTGAATTGATGCAGGCGGCTGGGATTTTGCCTTACGAATCGGTCCACGTCTGGAACACCACCCGCGGCACTCGGCTGGAAACGTATGCGATTGCTGGATTGCCGGGGTCCAGCGACATTTGCATGAACGGAGCCGCTGCTCATTTGATGCAGCCAGGTGACCGTGTGATCTTGGCGACTTATACGTTTGTTCCCGAAGCCGACGCCGCCAAACATCGCCCCAAGTTGGTGTTTGTCGACCAATTGAACCAAATGGTCCACTCCGGTCCCGAAATCGCTGGGCCCCAACGTCGCGAGGCGTTGACCCCGTAA
- a CDS encoding beta-ketoacyl-[acyl-carrier-protein] synthase family protein, giving the protein MRRRVVVTGIGMVNPMGHDAQVVWSGLKEGKSGVAKTTLFDASGFPTKISAEVKDWDVTKVGEPLEKWANRGRHTRFAIGAGKQAIADSGVLDSITDPTRFGVYMGSGEGNQDFTTFSKMMSAALADGEYDASKFIAKGIELLDPAKELEQEPNMPAAHLASMFNAQGPNLNCLTACAASSQAVGEATEIIRRGDADVMLAGGTHSMIHPLGVTGFNLLTAMSESNDEPTKASRPFDRLRNGFVLGEGSAMIVLEELESAKKRGATIYGEVAGYGSTADAYRVTDIPPDGHGGIAAMRMAIADAGLNPNDIQYVNAHGTSTTVNDRVETKACKEVFGENAYKVPVSSTKSMMGHLIAAGGVTEMIVCLLAIRDSVLPPTINQENPDPDCDLDYVPNVAREASVRYALNNSFGFGGQNVTLCLSRFE; this is encoded by the coding sequence ATGCGTCGCCGAGTCGTCGTTACCGGTATCGGAATGGTCAACCCAATGGGCCATGACGCACAGGTCGTCTGGTCGGGGTTGAAGGAGGGCAAGAGCGGCGTGGCGAAAACGACGCTGTTCGATGCCAGTGGTTTTCCGACGAAGATCAGCGCCGAAGTCAAAGATTGGGACGTGACCAAAGTCGGTGAGCCCTTAGAAAAGTGGGCCAATCGCGGCCGGCACACGCGGTTTGCGATCGGTGCCGGCAAACAAGCCATCGCCGATAGCGGCGTGCTCGATTCGATCACCGATCCGACGCGCTTTGGTGTCTACATGGGGTCGGGCGAAGGCAACCAAGATTTCACGACCTTTAGCAAGATGATGTCGGCAGCCTTGGCCGACGGCGAATATGACGCCAGCAAGTTCATTGCCAAGGGAATCGAACTACTCGACCCGGCGAAGGAACTTGAGCAAGAACCGAACATGCCAGCGGCTCATTTGGCTTCGATGTTCAATGCGCAAGGCCCCAATTTGAATTGTTTGACCGCCTGTGCCGCCAGCAGCCAAGCGGTTGGCGAAGCGACCGAGATCATCCGTCGTGGGGACGCCGATGTCATGCTCGCCGGCGGAACGCACTCGATGATCCATCCGCTCGGCGTGACCGGATTCAACTTGTTGACGGCGATGAGCGAAAGCAATGACGAGCCGACCAAGGCAAGCCGACCGTTCGATCGGCTTCGCAACGGTTTCGTCCTCGGCGAAGGTTCGGCGATGATCGTGCTCGAAGAACTCGAATCGGCCAAGAAACGCGGGGCCACGATCTATGGCGAGGTCGCCGGATACGGATCCACCGCCGACGCCTACCGCGTGACCGACATCCCACCCGATGGGCACGGCGGGATCGCAGCGATGCGCATGGCGATTGCCGATGCTGGCTTGAATCCGAACGATATCCAGTACGTCAACGCGCACGGAACGAGCACCACGGTGAACGACCGCGTTGAAACCAAGGCTTGCAAAGAGGTTTTTGGTGAGAATGCCTACAAGGTGCCGGTCAGCAGCACCAAGAGCATGATGGGCCACTTGATTGCGGCCGGTGGCGTGACCGAAATGATCGTCTGCTTGTTGGCGATCCGTGACTCGGTGTTGCCGCCGACAATCAATCAAGAAAACCCCGACCCCGATTGTGATCTCGATTACGTTCCCAACGTCGCCCGGGAAGCATCGGTACGCTACGCGTTGAACAACAGCTTTGGGTTCGGTGGCCAGAATGTGACGTTGTGTCTGAGTCGCTTTGAGTAA
- a CDS encoding acyl carrier protein, producing the protein MALSQDEIFAKVQESLVDALGVDDDEVTRDATLVGDLGAESIDFLDIVFKLEKAFDITIPREELSPEDVLTNTQYVQDGKVTSEGLAELKTRMPWADLTEFETDPRVEHFGNLLTVGDLCNYVETKLGA; encoded by the coding sequence ATGGCCCTTTCTCAAGACGAAATCTTTGCAAAAGTTCAAGAATCACTCGTTGACGCGCTGGGTGTCGACGATGACGAAGTGACCCGCGACGCGACGTTGGTGGGTGACCTCGGGGCCGAATCGATCGACTTCCTTGACATCGTCTTCAAACTCGAAAAAGCCTTCGACATCACGATCCCACGCGAAGAGCTTTCGCCCGAAGACGTTTTGACCAACACCCAATACGTTCAAGATGGCAAGGTGACCAGCGAAGGTCTGGCCGAATTGAAGACTCGGATGCCTTGGGCCGATCTGACAGAATTCGAAACCGATCCTCGCGTTGAGCACTTCGGAAACTTGCTGACCGTCGGCGATTTGTGCAACTACGTCGAAACGAAACTCGGAGCCTGA
- a CDS encoding 3-hydroxyacyl-ACP dehydratase FabZ family protein, protein MRWFWVDRFTEFVSGSHAYGIKNVTLDEAVVDEYQPGYPMLPPTLVIEGMAQLGGILVSEHFAFEKRCVLAKVGKALFHRPALPGDQLVYRVTMESVHETGATVTSTSHIGDARHAEIDLMFAFLEEGRFTDGPLFGPGDLEAMLRLMHFFHVAVDASGNPIPKYPNL, encoded by the coding sequence ATGCGTTGGTTTTGGGTCGATCGTTTTACGGAGTTTGTTAGCGGCAGCCACGCCTACGGCATCAAGAATGTGACGTTGGATGAGGCGGTCGTGGACGAATACCAACCCGGTTACCCGATGTTGCCGCCCACCTTGGTGATCGAGGGGATGGCACAATTGGGCGGGATCCTGGTGTCCGAGCACTTCGCGTTCGAGAAACGATGTGTGCTGGCGAAGGTCGGCAAAGCGTTGTTCCATCGGCCTGCGCTGCCGGGGGATCAACTGGTGTACCGAGTCACGATGGAATCGGTTCACGAAACGGGCGCGACCGTTACCAGTACGAGCCATATTGGCGATGCACGGCACGCCGAGATCGATTTGATGTTTGCTTTTTTAGAAGAAGGCCGTTTCACCGACGGCCCACTGTTCGGTCCCGGTGACCTCGAAGCGATGCTGCGGCTGATGCACTTTTTTCACGTCGCAGTCGATGCTTCGGGCAATCCGATTCCGAAGTACCCGAACCTCTAA
- a CDS encoding 3-hydroxyacyl-ACP dehydratase FabZ family protein, whose product MKYRQLDKITSIEPGKRISAERTLLADEEYLHDHFPRFPVMPGVMMLEALHQAAIWMIRTGEDFNSPLVLLREVKSVKFGDFLAPGETLQITAEAVKSEGLVTTVKATASKQGRTTVSARMLLERCSCNDPERLQTDQDVRRRAKKQFLELFGPLADLPSTQKQA is encoded by the coding sequence ATGAAGTACCGACAACTCGATAAAATCACTTCGATTGAACCTGGCAAACGAATCTCGGCCGAGCGGACGCTTCTGGCCGATGAGGAGTATTTGCACGACCACTTTCCGCGGTTTCCGGTGATGCCCGGCGTGATGATGCTCGAGGCGTTGCACCAGGCCGCGATCTGGATGATTCGCACCGGGGAAGACTTCAATAGCCCATTGGTTTTGCTTCGTGAGGTCAAGAGTGTCAAATTTGGCGACTTCCTCGCACCGGGCGAAACCTTGCAAATTACCGCCGAAGCGGTCAAATCCGAAGGTCTCGTGACCACGGTCAAGGCGACCGCGTCCAAACAGGGCCGAACGACGGTTTCGGCTCGGATGCTGCTCGAACGGTGTAGCTGTAACGACCCGGAAAGACTACAAACCGACCAAGATGTTCGCCGGCGCGCGAAAAAGCAGTTCCTGGAACTGTTTGGGCCGCTGGCCGATTTGCCCTCGACTCAAAAACAGGCCTGA